Proteins encoded together in one Cellulomonas gilvus ATCC 13127 window:
- a CDS encoding PadR family transcriptional regulator, with the protein MPTAPWPAEWMRGVLEVCVLHVVGRGPTYGYAIAQALEDAGLGAVKGGTLYPLLARFEQAGLVDVEWRPGTGGPGRKYYALTPAGRAEAVRRAADWRAFSAAAHTLLTTEDEGRP; encoded by the coding sequence ATGCCGACAGCGCCCTGGCCCGCCGAGTGGATGCGCGGCGTGCTCGAGGTGTGCGTGCTGCACGTGGTCGGACGCGGTCCGACCTACGGCTACGCGATCGCCCAGGCGCTCGAGGACGCCGGCCTCGGCGCCGTCAAGGGCGGCACGCTCTACCCCCTGCTCGCGCGGTTCGAGCAGGCCGGGCTGGTGGACGTCGAGTGGCGCCCCGGGACCGGGGGACCGGGCCGGAAGTACTACGCGCTGACCCCTGCGGGCCGGGCCGAGGCCGTCCGCCGCGCGGCGGACTGGCGCGCGTTCAGCGCGGCCGCGCACACGTTGCTGACCACCGAGGACGAGGGACGACCATGA
- a CDS encoding GNAT family N-acetyltransferase, with product MTRTLADVWPTAGVRVRTGDLELRFPDDELLVQLADLAAQGVHAADYMPFLKPWTRGTADEVRRSVLQYQWGLRASFAPAKWALELAVLRDGVVVGMQGMYAESFAVTRQAETGSWLGHRFQGQGIGTRMRQAVLHLLFEGLDAERATTSAFADNGPSNGVTRRLGYRANGEVVQVRDDAPVVSRQYVMDRAGWDARPATQRLDVTLEGVESFRDAVMPGE from the coding sequence ATGACGCGCACCCTTGCCGACGTGTGGCCCACCGCGGGCGTCCGGGTCCGGACCGGCGACCTCGAGCTCCGCTTCCCCGACGACGAGCTGCTGGTCCAGCTCGCGGACCTGGCCGCGCAGGGCGTGCACGCGGCCGACTACATGCCCTTCCTCAAGCCCTGGACGCGTGGGACGGCCGACGAGGTCCGCCGGTCGGTGCTGCAGTACCAGTGGGGGCTCCGCGCGTCGTTCGCGCCCGCCAAGTGGGCCCTCGAGCTCGCGGTGCTGCGTGACGGCGTGGTGGTCGGGATGCAGGGCATGTACGCGGAGAGCTTCGCCGTCACGCGCCAGGCCGAGACCGGCTCGTGGCTGGGCCACCGGTTCCAGGGCCAGGGCATCGGCACGCGCATGCGGCAAGCCGTCCTGCACCTGCTCTTCGAGGGCCTGGACGCCGAGCGCGCCACGACGTCGGCCTTCGCGGACAACGGCCCGTCGAACGGGGTCACGCGCCGGCTGGGCTACCGCGCGAACGGCGAGGTGGTCCAGGTCCGGGACGACGCCCCCGTGGTCTCGCGCCAGTACGTCATGGACCGCGCCGGCTGGGACGCTCGGCCCGCCACGCAGCGCCTGGACGTCACGCTCGAGGGGGTCGAGAGCTTCCGCGACGCGGTCATGCCGGGGGAGTAG
- a CDS encoding glycoside hydrolase family 9 protein, protein MSPLHLPARAPRRRARSRSVAGTAGLALAAGLVVAPIAGSAHAADPSFNYAEALQKSMFFYQAQASGDLPASYPVSWRGDSGLTDGADVGKDLTGGWYDAGDHVKFGFPMAFTTTMLAWGAVASPDGYAKAGQLDELEGNLRWVNDYFIKAHTAPNELYVQVGDGEADHKWWGPAEVMTMARPSMKITASCPGSDVAGETAAAMAASSLVFAEDDPAYAAKLVTHAKQLYSFADTYRGAYSDCVTGAAAYYKSWSGYQDELVWGAYWLYKATGDAAYLAKAEAEYDKLGTENQSTTRSYKWTVAWDNKQFATYALLAMETGKQKYVDDANRWLDYWSTGYNGERIRYSPGGQAVLDSWGSLRYAANTSFVALVYSDWITDPTRKARYHDFGVGQIDYALGDNPRGSSYMVGFGVNPPTKPHHRTAHGSWLDSSATPVATRHVLYGALVGGPSSPNDAYVDDRQDYVANEVATDYNAGFTSALAYLVDQYGGTPLASFPRPETPDGDEIFVEAQLNQPPGGTFSEIKAMIRNQSAFPARSLKNATVRYWFRTDGFAASDVTLTANYSECGPQSGKGVSAGGTLGYVQLTCVGQNIHPGGQSQHRRELQFRLTGPAGWDATNDPSFAGLTSTGLAKTKAITLYDGGTLVWGTEPTGTTPGDTTAPTVPGTPVASAVTSTGATLTWAASTDAGSGVAAYDVYRVQGTTSTLVASPTAATTSVTGLTPGTAYSYVVTARDVAGNVSAASAAVTFTTTAAPVDTTAPTVPGTPVASGITSSGAALTWAASTDAGTGVAKYEVLRVDGSSTTLVASPTAPTTTLTGLAADTAYSYVVRAVDGAGNVSATSTAVTFRTLAGSTDPVGTCAVTYSANSWNTGFTGSVKITNTGTSPLTWSLGFTFPSGQKISQGWSATWTQTGAVVTATGMSWNATLAPGASTEIGFQGTHSGTNTAPTSFTVNGATCS, encoded by the coding sequence ATGTCCCCCCTGCACCTTCCCGCCCGTGCGCCGCGGCGCCGGGCACGTTCCCGCAGCGTCGCGGGAACCGCCGGCCTCGCGCTGGCCGCAGGTCTCGTCGTCGCGCCGATCGCGGGGAGCGCCCACGCGGCCGACCCGTCGTTCAACTACGCCGAGGCCCTGCAGAAGTCGATGTTCTTCTACCAGGCCCAGGCCTCGGGCGATCTGCCGGCGAGCTACCCCGTCTCGTGGCGCGGCGACTCCGGCCTGACCGACGGCGCGGACGTGGGCAAGGACCTCACGGGCGGCTGGTACGACGCGGGCGACCACGTGAAGTTCGGCTTCCCGATGGCGTTCACCACGACGATGCTCGCGTGGGGCGCGGTCGCGAGCCCCGACGGCTACGCCAAGGCCGGGCAGCTCGACGAGCTCGAGGGCAACCTGCGCTGGGTCAACGACTACTTCATCAAGGCCCACACCGCTCCCAACGAGCTGTACGTCCAGGTGGGCGACGGCGAGGCGGACCACAAGTGGTGGGGCCCCGCCGAGGTCATGACGATGGCGCGCCCGTCGATGAAGATCACCGCGTCGTGCCCGGGGTCGGACGTCGCGGGGGAGACCGCGGCGGCCATGGCCGCGTCCTCGCTCGTCTTCGCCGAGGACGACCCGGCCTACGCGGCGAAGCTCGTCACGCACGCCAAGCAGCTGTACTCGTTCGCGGACACCTACCGCGGCGCGTACTCCGACTGCGTGACCGGCGCGGCGGCGTACTACAAGTCCTGGTCGGGCTACCAGGACGAGCTGGTCTGGGGTGCCTACTGGCTCTACAAGGCGACGGGTGACGCGGCGTACCTGGCCAAGGCCGAGGCCGAGTACGACAAGCTCGGCACCGAGAACCAGTCGACGACGCGGTCCTACAAGTGGACCGTGGCGTGGGACAACAAGCAGTTCGCCACGTACGCGCTGCTCGCGATGGAGACGGGCAAGCAGAAGTACGTCGACGACGCGAACCGCTGGCTCGACTACTGGAGCACCGGGTACAACGGCGAGCGGATCCGCTACTCGCCGGGCGGCCAGGCGGTGCTCGACTCGTGGGGCTCGCTGCGGTACGCCGCCAACACCTCGTTCGTCGCGCTCGTCTACTCGGACTGGATCACCGACCCGACGCGAAAGGCGCGGTACCACGACTTCGGCGTGGGTCAGATCGACTACGCGCTCGGTGACAACCCGCGCGGTTCGTCGTACATGGTGGGCTTCGGCGTGAACCCGCCGACCAAGCCGCACCACCGCACCGCGCACGGCTCGTGGCTCGACTCGAGCGCGACGCCCGTCGCGACGCGGCACGTGCTGTACGGCGCGCTCGTCGGCGGCCCGAGCTCGCCGAACGACGCGTACGTCGACGACCGCCAGGACTACGTGGCCAACGAGGTCGCGACCGACTACAACGCGGGCTTCACGTCTGCGCTGGCGTACCTGGTGGACCAGTACGGCGGCACGCCGCTCGCGAGCTTCCCGAGGCCCGAGACGCCCGACGGCGACGAGATCTTCGTCGAGGCGCAGCTCAACCAGCCCCCGGGCGGCACGTTCAGCGAGATCAAGGCGATGATCCGCAACCAGTCGGCGTTCCCCGCGCGGTCGCTCAAGAACGCCACGGTCCGCTACTGGTTCCGCACCGACGGCTTCGCGGCCTCGGACGTCACGCTCACCGCCAACTACTCCGAGTGCGGGCCGCAGTCCGGCAAGGGCGTCAGCGCGGGCGGCACGCTGGGCTACGTGCAGCTCACGTGCGTGGGCCAGAACATCCACCCCGGGGGCCAGTCGCAGCACCGGCGTGAGCTGCAGTTCCGGCTCACCGGCCCGGCGGGCTGGGACGCGACGAACGACCCGTCGTTCGCGGGCCTGACCTCCACGGGCCTGGCCAAGACCAAGGCGATCACGCTGTACGACGGCGGGACGCTGGTGTGGGGCACCGAGCCGACCGGCACCACGCCGGGCGACACCACGGCACCGACCGTCCCGGGCACGCCGGTCGCCTCCGCCGTCACGTCCACGGGCGCCACGCTCACGTGGGCCGCCTCCACCGACGCCGGCTCGGGCGTCGCGGCCTACGACGTCTACCGCGTCCAGGGCACGACGAGCACGCTCGTCGCCTCCCCGACGGCCGCGACGACGAGCGTCACCGGGCTCACGCCGGGCACGGCGTACTCGTACGTCGTCACGGCACGTGACGTGGCCGGGAACGTCTCGGCGGCCTCGGCCGCGGTGACGTTCACGACGACGGCCGCTCCCGTGGACACGACGGCACCCACCGTGCCGGGCACGCCGGTCGCGTCGGGCATCACGTCCTCGGGTGCGGCGCTCACGTGGGCCGCCTCGACCGACGCGGGCACCGGGGTCGCGAAGTACGAGGTGCTGCGGGTCGACGGCTCGAGCACCACGCTCGTCGCATCGCCCACGGCACCCACGACCACGCTCACGGGCCTGGCCGCGGACACCGCGTACTCGTACGTGGTGCGCGCGGTGGACGGTGCCGGCAACGTGTCCGCGACCAGCACGGCGGTCACGTTCCGGACGCTCGCCGGGTCCACCGACCCGGTCGGCACGTGCGCCGTCACCTACTCGGCCAACAGCTGGAACACCGGCTTCACGGGCTCGGTCAAGATCACGAACACCGGCACGTCGCCGCTCACGTGGTCGCTCGGCTTCACGTTCCCGTCGGGCCAGAAGATCTCGCAGGGCTGGTCCGCGACCTGGACGCAGACCGGTGCCGTGGTCACGGCCACCGGGATGTCCTGGAACGCCACGCTCGCACCAGGTGCGAGCACGGAGATCGGCTTCCAGGGCACGCACTCCGGCACCAACACGGCACCCACGTCCTTCACGGTCAACGGCGCCACCTGCAGCTGA
- a CDS encoding peptidylprolyl isomerase, producing the protein MFATLHTSAGDIRIELYPNHAPRTVKNFTGLATGAQEWTDPSSGEHRTDPLYSGIIFHRVIDGFMIQGGDPQGTGRGGPGYTFDDEIHPELTFSEPYLLAMANAGKRMDPTTGKVGGTNGSQFFISVAATPWLNGKHTIFGKVADDASRAVVDAIATAPTRPGDRPVQDIVLESVTIED; encoded by the coding sequence ATGTTCGCGACCCTGCACACGTCCGCCGGTGACATCCGGATCGAGCTCTACCCGAACCACGCCCCGCGCACCGTGAAGAACTTCACGGGCCTGGCCACGGGCGCCCAGGAGTGGACCGACCCGAGCTCCGGCGAGCACCGGACCGACCCGCTGTACTCGGGCATCATCTTCCACCGCGTGATCGACGGCTTCATGATCCAGGGCGGCGACCCCCAGGGCACCGGCCGCGGCGGCCCGGGCTACACGTTCGACGACGAGATCCACCCCGAGCTCACGTTCTCCGAGCCCTACCTGCTGGCCATGGCCAACGCGGGCAAGCGCATGGACCCGACCACCGGCAAGGTGGGCGGCACCAACGGCTCGCAGTTCTTCATCTCCGTCGCCGCGACGCCGTGGCTCAACGGGAAGCACACGATCTTCGGCAAGGTCGCCGACGACGCGAGCCGCGCGGTGGTCGACGCGATCGCGACCGCGCCCACCCGCCCCGGGGACCGCCCCGTGCAGGACATCGTCCTGGAGTCGGTGACCATCGAGGACTGA
- a CDS encoding rhomboid family intramembrane serine protease produces MQCVDCVRDAARSTRDVRTRFGGLVHPGARPVVTLAFIALCVVAYLGQWTVDGFTTDWKYSPLRGHAEPWRFLTSAFLHSPGSIFHIVLNMVALWTVGPYLEVQLGRVRYATLYLLSAIGGSVVVLLVAALGWSDWYSGVVGASGAVFGLFGAAFVVMWRSGHPAQGMLGVIGVNMVFSFVVPGISWQGHLGGLVTGALLAAAYAFAPAARRRLVAVVAPALVAAGLAALVGWSYGQAPAEVQQIWDLPDAVEDSLLREWGL; encoded by the coding sequence GTGCAGTGCGTCGACTGCGTCCGCGACGCGGCGCGGAGCACCCGGGACGTCCGCACGCGGTTCGGGGGCCTGGTCCACCCCGGTGCCCGGCCCGTGGTCACGCTCGCGTTCATCGCGCTGTGCGTGGTCGCGTACCTGGGCCAGTGGACGGTCGACGGGTTCACCACCGACTGGAAGTACTCGCCGCTGCGCGGTCACGCCGAGCCGTGGCGCTTCCTGACGTCGGCGTTCCTGCACTCCCCCGGCTCGATCTTCCACATCGTCCTCAACATGGTCGCGCTGTGGACCGTCGGGCCGTACCTCGAGGTGCAGCTGGGCCGCGTGCGGTACGCCACGCTCTACCTGCTGAGCGCGATCGGGGGCTCGGTCGTCGTGCTGCTGGTCGCGGCGCTCGGGTGGTCCGACTGGTACTCGGGCGTCGTGGGCGCGTCGGGTGCGGTGTTCGGCCTGTTCGGCGCCGCGTTCGTGGTGATGTGGCGCTCCGGGCACCCCGCGCAGGGGATGCTCGGCGTCATCGGCGTGAACATGGTGTTCAGCTTCGTCGTGCCGGGGATCTCGTGGCAGGGCCACCTGGGCGGGCTCGTCACCGGGGCGCTGCTGGCCGCGGCGTACGCGTTCGCGCCCGCGGCACGGCGACGGCTCGTCGCCGTGGTCGCACCCGCGCTGGTGGCGGCGGGGCTGGCGGCGCTCGTGGGCTGGTCCTACGGGCAGGCACCGGCCGAGGTGCAGCAGATCTGGGACCTGCCGGACGCGGTGGAGGACAGCCTCCTGCGTGAGTGGGGACTCTGA
- a CDS encoding cell division protein CrgA gives MPESRSRKKATYTPPTQKAAVKPNPRWWVPVMLGLMLLGLVWIVVFYIGRATNGSSLLIPFLGGWNLAAGAAVIIAGFAMTTRWR, from the coding sequence GTGCCCGAGTCGAGGTCCCGCAAGAAGGCCACGTACACCCCGCCGACGCAGAAGGCCGCCGTCAAGCCGAACCCGCGCTGGTGGGTCCCGGTCATGCTCGGCCTGATGCTGCTCGGCCTGGTCTGGATCGTGGTGTTCTACATCGGGCGCGCGACCAACGGCTCGAGCCTGCTCATCCCGTTCCTCGGCGGCTGGAACCTGGCCGCGGGTGCGGCCGTGATCATCGCGGGCTTCGCGATGACGACGCGCTGGCGCTGA
- a CDS encoding DUF881 domain-containing protein, with protein sequence MKGHAHRSRARLRRGTVSVTVVLALSGALFAANAKQAHSSAAERRPDDLAGLTQAELARVDSLTGEVDALRAQVDELSEAANEAAGNQVVPPAVRFRVESGVLPVTGPGLTVTLDDAPPDQAGLPDVNPDVLVVHQQDLQAVMNALWAGGAEAMSLMDQRVVSTSAFRCVGNVLRLQGQVYSPPYRVRAVGDPARLRQALEASAEVSAYRADAATVGLGWDVDDEDALALPAYAGVTELEHADVPPGTPVLPGLPVESAR encoded by the coding sequence ATGAAGGGGCACGCCCACCGCTCGCGTGCCCGGCTGCGCCGCGGCACCGTGTCCGTGACGGTCGTCCTGGCGCTGTCCGGCGCGTTGTTCGCGGCCAACGCCAAGCAGGCGCACTCGTCGGCGGCCGAACGGCGACCGGACGACCTGGCGGGCCTGACGCAGGCGGAGCTCGCGCGGGTCGACAGCCTCACCGGCGAGGTCGACGCGCTGCGCGCCCAGGTCGACGAGCTGAGCGAGGCGGCGAACGAGGCCGCGGGCAACCAGGTGGTCCCACCCGCGGTGCGGTTCCGGGTGGAGAGCGGCGTCCTGCCGGTGACGGGCCCCGGCCTGACGGTCACGCTCGACGACGCCCCGCCGGACCAGGCGGGTCTGCCGGACGTCAACCCCGACGTGCTCGTCGTGCACCAGCAGGACCTGCAGGCGGTGATGAACGCGCTGTGGGCCGGCGGGGCCGAGGCGATGTCGCTCATGGACCAGCGCGTGGTCTCCACGAGCGCGTTCCGGTGCGTCGGCAACGTGCTGCGGCTGCAGGGCCAGGTGTACTCGCCGCCCTACCGCGTGCGCGCGGTCGGCGACCCGGCCCGGCTGCGCCAGGCGCTCGAGGCGTCGGCCGAGGTCAGCGCGTACCGCGCCGACGCCGCGACGGTGGGCCTGGGCTGGGACGTGGACGACGAGGACGCGCTCGCGCTGCCCGCGTACGCGGGTGTGACCGAGCTCGAGCACGCGGACGTGCCGCCGGGTACCCCGGTGCTGCCGGGCCTGCCGGTCGAGAGCGCCCGATGA
- a CDS encoding class E sortase, whose protein sequence is MTDAAPAPRPPSRASRIAFGTLGVAGELLITLGVLLLAFLVWQLWWTDVEGNRAQAEVVRELPRMPVPTAAPSDEPTAQRPLVAEPRYDEPPVAAEPEHATTFATIQVPRWDGEPERPVSQGTDRPTVLDVLGVGHYEGTAMPGDVGNVGLAAHRTTYAKPFHRIAELKKGDAIVLRTATLDGGTGSDTWYVYRVTSHEVVTPQQTEVIAPVPGEPGAVPTERFLTLTTCHPMYSARERYVVHAVLDYWAPVADGTPAELLEDAP, encoded by the coding sequence ATGACCGACGCGGCCCCCGCACCGCGGCCGCCGTCGCGCGCGTCGAGGATCGCGTTCGGCACGCTCGGGGTCGCGGGCGAGCTGCTCATCACGCTGGGCGTGCTGCTGCTCGCGTTCCTGGTGTGGCAGCTGTGGTGGACGGACGTCGAGGGCAACCGCGCGCAGGCGGAGGTGGTGCGCGAGCTGCCGCGCATGCCGGTCCCGACCGCCGCACCGTCGGACGAGCCGACCGCGCAGCGGCCGCTGGTGGCCGAGCCGCGGTACGACGAGCCGCCCGTGGCGGCCGAGCCGGAGCACGCGACCACGTTCGCGACGATCCAGGTGCCACGCTGGGACGGTGAGCCCGAGCGGCCCGTCAGCCAGGGCACGGACCGCCCGACCGTCCTGGACGTGCTGGGCGTGGGCCACTACGAGGGCACGGCCATGCCGGGCGACGTCGGCAACGTCGGGCTCGCGGCGCACCGCACCACGTACGCCAAGCCGTTCCACCGGATCGCCGAGCTGAAGAAGGGTGACGCGATCGTGCTGCGCACCGCGACGCTCGACGGCGGCACGGGATCCGACACCTGGTACGTCTACCGCGTGACGTCGCACGAGGTCGTCACGCCGCAGCAGACCGAGGTGATCGCACCGGTGCCGGGTGAGCCCGGTGCGGTGCCGACCGAGCGGTTCCTGACGCTCACGACGTGCCACCCCATGTACTCCGCGCGCGAGCGCTACGTGGTGCACGCCGTGCTCGACTACTGGGCGCCCGTCGCCGACGGCACCCCGGCCGAGCTGCTCGAGGACGCGCCGTGA
- a CDS encoding aminodeoxychorismate/anthranilate synthase component II — protein sequence MTRILVVDNYDSFVYTIVGYLNQLGAETVVVRNDAVPPAAERAEFDGVLVSPGPGTPAEAGASMDVIRDCAASGTPMLGVCLGHQALGEVFGGTVTHAPELMHGKTSEVEHAGEGVLEGLPSPFTATRYHSLAVVAGTVSDELEVTARTGDVIMGLQHRTLPLYGVQFHPESVLTEGGHRLLANWLRVCGDDEAVARSAGLHPLVRL from the coding sequence GTGACCCGGATCCTCGTCGTCGACAACTACGACTCGTTCGTCTACACGATCGTCGGCTACCTCAACCAGCTCGGGGCCGAGACGGTCGTCGTGCGCAACGACGCGGTGCCGCCGGCCGCCGAGCGTGCGGAGTTCGACGGCGTGCTGGTCTCCCCTGGACCTGGCACGCCGGCCGAGGCGGGCGCGAGCATGGACGTGATCCGGGACTGCGCCGCGTCGGGCACGCCGATGCTCGGCGTGTGCCTGGGTCACCAGGCCCTGGGCGAGGTGTTCGGCGGGACCGTGACGCACGCTCCCGAGCTCATGCACGGCAAGACCAGCGAGGTCGAGCACGCCGGCGAGGGTGTGCTCGAGGGCCTGCCCAGCCCGTTCACCGCGACGCGCTACCACTCGCTCGCGGTGGTCGCCGGCACGGTGTCCGACGAGCTCGAGGTCACGGCCCGCACCGGCGACGTGATCATGGGCCTGCAGCACCGGACCCTGCCGCTGTACGGCGTGCAGTTCCACCCCGAGTCGGTGCTGACCGAGGGCGGCCACCGTCTCCTGGCGAACTGGCTGCGCGTGTGCGGCGACGACGAGGCGGTCGCGCGGTCGGCCGGCCTGCACCCGCTCGTCCGCCTGTAA
- the pknB gene encoding Stk1 family PASTA domain-containing Ser/Thr kinase yields MVDSGSRILAGRYEVGELIGRGGMAEVHIGHDTRLGRTVAIKILRSDLARDPSFQNRFRREAQAAAALNHPAIVAVYDTGEDVFTEPTGVVAHVPFIVMEYVEGHTVRDILRDGNAVPIEEAVEITIGVLSALEYSHHAGIVHRDIKPANVMLTPTGAVKVMDFGIARAVADSAATMTQTQAVIGTAQYLSPEQARGETVDARSDLYSTGCLLFELLTGRPPFTGDSPVSVAYQHVREAAPVPSSLASDVPEALDRITMKALAKERDSRYSSAGEYRADLEAVLRGTHVSAPPLAAAGAAVAPVAAADATQVMTPAVATTQAFPPATPWGATGVEGTTALATVEHDEDEDKRPWLIWVLVGIAVLAVAGIIALIVANSQDEPEDKQVAVPTLVGLTADQAEAALTEAQLKGKRESRASDDVPEGEVIESNPAEGTPVLPGSTVTYYVSSGADSTTVPEVAGLTEARAQAELEDAKLTVNPDRQDDNNPNFPKGQVTKTDPAEGELVDTGTSVTLWVSTGNVELPDLVGMQQDEALKKLNELKLTSTVREVTTTEKPAGEVLSQDRQAGLVAQGTNVTIEVAVAPETVIVPDNLVGMSFEQAVQALAKLGLEAQRVDEDSDRPAGEVLWSEPDRGTELEKGDLVLLHVSRGPQQVDPTEPPPDQGNGNGNQGG; encoded by the coding sequence GTGGTGGACAGCGGATCCCGCATCCTCGCCGGCCGGTACGAGGTCGGTGAGCTCATCGGCCGCGGGGGCATGGCCGAGGTGCACATCGGGCACGACACGCGCCTGGGCCGGACGGTCGCGATCAAGATCCTGCGCTCCGACCTGGCGCGTGACCCGTCGTTCCAGAACCGGTTCCGCCGCGAGGCGCAGGCCGCCGCGGCGCTCAACCACCCGGCGATCGTCGCGGTGTACGACACGGGCGAGGACGTGTTCACGGAGCCGACGGGCGTCGTCGCGCACGTGCCGTTCATCGTCATGGAGTACGTCGAGGGGCACACGGTCCGCGACATCCTCCGGGACGGCAACGCCGTGCCGATCGAGGAGGCCGTCGAGATCACCATCGGTGTGCTCTCGGCGCTCGAGTACTCGCACCACGCCGGCATCGTGCACCGCGACATCAAGCCCGCGAACGTCATGCTCACGCCGACGGGCGCGGTCAAGGTCATGGACTTCGGCATCGCGCGCGCGGTCGCCGACTCCGCGGCCACGATGACGCAGACCCAGGCCGTGATCGGCACCGCGCAGTACCTGTCCCCCGAGCAGGCCCGCGGCGAGACCGTGGACGCGCGGTCCGACCTGTACTCGACCGGCTGCCTGCTGTTCGAGCTGCTCACGGGCCGGCCGCCCTTCACGGGCGACTCCCCCGTGTCGGTGGCCTACCAGCACGTGCGCGAGGCCGCGCCGGTGCCGAGCTCGCTCGCGTCGGACGTCCCCGAGGCGCTGGACCGCATCACCATGAAGGCGCTGGCCAAGGAGCGCGACTCGCGCTACTCCTCGGCGGGCGAGTACCGCGCGGACCTCGAAGCCGTGCTGCGCGGCACGCACGTGAGCGCGCCGCCGCTCGCCGCCGCGGGCGCGGCCGTCGCGCCGGTGGCCGCGGCGGACGCCACGCAGGTCATGACGCCCGCGGTCGCGACCACGCAGGCCTTCCCGCCCGCGACGCCGTGGGGTGCCACGGGCGTCGAGGGCACCACCGCGCTGGCGACGGTCGAGCACGACGAGGACGAGGACAAGCGGCCCTGGCTCATCTGGGTGCTCGTCGGGATCGCGGTGCTCGCGGTCGCGGGGATCATCGCGCTGATCGTCGCGAACTCGCAGGACGAGCCCGAGGACAAGCAGGTCGCGGTGCCCACGCTGGTGGGGCTGACCGCGGACCAGGCCGAGGCCGCGCTCACGGAGGCCCAGCTCAAGGGCAAGCGCGAGTCCCGTGCGTCGGACGACGTGCCGGAGGGCGAGGTCATCGAGTCGAACCCGGCCGAGGGCACCCCGGTCCTGCCCGGCTCGACCGTGACCTACTACGTCTCGAGCGGTGCGGACTCGACGACCGTCCCCGAGGTCGCGGGGCTGACGGAGGCGCGCGCGCAGGCCGAGCTCGAGGACGCCAAGCTCACGGTCAACCCGGACCGCCAGGACGACAACAACCCCAACTTCCCCAAGGGCCAGGTCACCAAGACCGACCCCGCGGAGGGTGAGCTCGTGGACACGGGCACCTCGGTCACGCTGTGGGTCTCCACGGGCAACGTCGAGCTGCCGGACCTGGTGGGCATGCAGCAGGACGAGGCGCTCAAGAAGCTCAACGAGCTCAAGCTGACCTCGACCGTCCGCGAGGTCACCACCACCGAGAAGCCCGCCGGTGAGGTGCTGAGCCAGGACCGTCAGGCGGGTCTGGTCGCACAGGGCACCAACGTCACCATCGAGGTCGCCGTGGCGCCCGAGACCGTGATCGTGCCGGACAACCTGGTGGGCATGTCGTTCGAGCAGGCGGTCCAGGCGCTCGCGAAGCTCGGCCTCGAGGCCCAGCGCGTCGACGAGGACTCGGACCGGCCCGCGGGCGAGGTGCTGTGGTCGGAGCCGGATCGCGGCACCGAGCTCGAGAAGGGCGACCTCGTGCTGCTGCACGTGTCACGCGGCCCGCAGCAGGTCGACCCGACCGAGCCCCCGCCGGACCAGGGCAACGGCAACGGCAACCAGGGCGGCTGA